Within Vigna unguiculata cultivar IT97K-499-35 chromosome 2, ASM411807v1, whole genome shotgun sequence, the genomic segment AATCAAATTGTTGCAGTTGTGTTGATTTTTCCATGAATTATGTCTATGTAAACTCTTGAAATTATGCTCAAGAAAAAAATCTGCGTGTCTGCTCCTGGAATATGCCATGGATTTTGCTGTGTTAATTTAAgttcactttttttatataccaattattaaaaattagggCTTAATAGGCATGCATTGTCAATGTAAAAATTTACACTgtcaactaataaaaaaatcatgttttgtattatttttaaagtagttATTCTAGAAGTGTAAAAATCTTTCACTATTAGAgcatatactttttttttttttaattttgttggtATAATATTCATAGTTGGAATTGATTTTTGAGATTCTTTTATTTAGAAATGATCTTTGCATCTTTTACTTTACTTTACTTGAATTAAGTGGctctaaaaataagaatttgCTTCAGTTGAAACTTAAGTAATAGTATGATATGGGAATTTTCAGTAAAAGTATAGATTTAGAAATGAATCTAAATTTAAAACTGTATCTAAATAATGAATTTAGATTTAgaacttgatctaaatatttagATTTGAAATTTAGGAAAATTCAAACTGGTTTCACAATATTTTggatttggattggattttcaAAAATCTGATCATGATCGCCCTTATAATATCACAAAAGTTAATCGCATTAGATGCTATGTTGATATATATGTTTTCATTGAAaactttttataacaaaaagaGTAAATAAGGGGTCTTGTAAGTtaaaatcaacaataaaatgtttaacttgttttcttttatgagTCCTTCTTTATTCaatgatataataaaatttaatttgttagaaaagattaattcattttatttatttatttatttatttcatcaaTTGTATGTTTGGTACCGAGggaataaaatagatattatttggatgaaaatagataagaaaggaatataattaaagtaaaaattgtagggtgaaaaacaatattaaaatattttttaagatgatttaatttaaaaaatcattttattatttttaatattaaatttattttgattatcaaTATAgtattatcaatattattataattatttcattacttatactattattttttattaataacgtgacttatatatatatatatatatatatatatatatatatatatatcattaatttaatttattcttgttaatattaatattgacgtacaaaacaaataacctaaacaaaagaaaatacaggaaaatgaaacataaagaaaatgtgaaacaaaagagGGAGAACGTCATATAATCCATTATTAAAATTGCATAATCGATTGTCCCTCCTTATAAAAAGTGTGAATCTTACCTTTTCTTTCCATCATCTTGTTTTCTTCTATATAACTTTCTTTCATGTACTCTCTTTTATCtgtttcaaagaaaattaaattattagtagGAACACTTAATATTTAGACTATGAGAGTAAAGAAAGGTAAgattattaaattaaagtatataatttGACTCGTTGACTAGTTGTTGAAGATTTTACATCAActaaaaaaagtgaatttatagtatataagtaagTGCAAACTTGACTCtacaagtcagttttgtggagttgagttaagtttaaagttTACTTTTTAAGATGTGTAAGAGTTATTTAAAGTGCATTCTATcaagatttgttgtttgttgaacTTATCATGTCACATGCTATCAGACcacttattaatatttaattgatatattggTGCAtgtttcaaaatcaatatattttaaaagcaCAACAATCACAAAAGAAATTACAAGGAAATCTAAATTAACTAGGATAAAGTTAAGTATTTGAGGAAGTAATAACAAAAGAATACTTGAATGAAGGATAAAGTTAAGTATTTGAGGAAGTAATAACAAAAGAATACTTGAATGATGGAAGAAGggttttgcattttttttttgttttgcagtCTGTTTATGACAAAGACACATTCTCAGGGGATGACAAAATGGGAGATGCAGATATAGACTTAAAACCATATGTTCAGTGTGTACAAATAGGGTTCACTAAGCTCACAAATGGTACTGTAGTGAAGACCATTCAACCAGATGAAACTAATTGCCTTGCTAAAGAAAGTAACTGCATTTGGCAAAATGAAACCATCATCCAAGAAATGGTTTTGAAATTGAGAAATGTTGAGAGTGGGGAATTAGCTGTGGAAATAGAGTGGGTTGATGTTATTGGTTGCAAGGGCTTATCACATCTCGATCTTTAACTTTGCTTCCACCATTCCTAAAGATATAACCCCATTTGCTAAATGTTATGTTGATTATGAAATTTTTGTCATATTTTGAAGATATTAGTATTAAATGCCTTATGTTGATATCTATAAGTGTAAACCAAATTCGTCTTGGTATTACTTTTACGATAGCTATtacaaaaactataaaaaattatatgatcgATTATAATcgaataacaatattatttgattatacAAGTAAATAACTATCGTCttcaatatttgtaaaatatatcaCTCGTCGAGTAAGATAAACACTAACAAATTCTGAGATTATTTTTGTGAGAAAATAAAAGCTAACAATCCAATGAAAAAAAGCTATAAAACATATTTGACATGCCATGCTTGGAATTGTGGTTCTTCAACAAGTACCTTCatgaaggaaaacaaaaacatttatacaTGCTTTTGTTTGGAAGAAAAACCTATTTTTTATggaaagaataagaaaaataagattaatatatatatagaagtgGGATTGAGATTTTATATTAGATTaacatttttactattttaaataattcaagtaataaaattattttactagtGTCGCAAAGACTTCCTACGTCAGTTTTGGATATACAATCGACATAGAAAGTTTCTATTTTCTATGCCGATTCTAAACCCTCATATAGTGTTAATGCTAGTTCCGGATCCATAGAAAGTCTACTTTCTATGTCAGGTCATAATCAACATAGAAAAATTTGTCATGTTTGTAACAAAAAGTCACTTTTTGTGGCGATTGTGCACCCAACTGGCATATAAAGTGTAACTTTCTATGATAGTTACAATCATAACCTACATAGAATATGAACTTTCTATGCCAGTCATGACAATAACTAGGGCAGACCTTGGTTTTGACAAAGGGGAACCACGACTCCCCcaaaattttctcattttatttattatatattttaaaattatatttatatattattatattaaatttaaaattatatttatatttatatcttatGTACAACTTATTTTGAAGATTACTTCaactatttcaatttatttcatattagtaattttttacatttagtaatagttttttatagttattttatgaAATGATAATGAATGGTggtcatatatttttttgaattctattatcatgtgtgtttgttttaagtagacaaaatgatttttttttaattagaaaaaataatttatgtataaaaattcggcacccctaaattttttttccaagtttCGTCAATGACAATAACCTTCATAGAAAGTGGTGTTGTTTTCTAATTCCACATAAGACAACATTGAAAAACCATACAAAAGATGACCAACATACTCACACTAGTATTGAATGCAACACTTGTTTTCTCAATTACATCAACAAAATCATGCTACAAATAGTCGTACCCGACATTCATTTAGTCCCTTGCACATTCATTTAGTCCCTTGCTGCAAATATAGGTGTAACAAGTCAATAAAACCATGCAATAAATCTAGTAATATGCCAACAACACGAAAGTGAATGGATTTCCAATTGTTAGCTACAAACCATAAAAATGGAATCAGGATCAGGCGGAGGGATTCGTGAAACATCAATTACTATTAGCTCATTGAAAATATAAGACTTTAAGACCTTAGTGGATGTTGTTTGCATATATAACCAAAATGCTTGCACATATAAACTTCAACACAAACATATCCAACAAAAAACGTGGCAGTTAAAACCATGCAAAAATTATCAAGCTTTAAAATGGTTTGGAGGAGTCATAGAAATGTTAACAAAGTAAACAATTATGTATCTCTTTACTACCAAGCGTTTGTACAAATTAAATAGTTTCCTGCCATAAAAAATGTGACATTTGAAATTAGAAGGTAATTTTACAAAACTGTGCTTTTATATCTGATCAACTTGTCAACTTTAGCACATTGAGAGTTTAAAATACGAAACTTGTTCATGGGAGACTCGACATTAAAGGTGATCTAGACTTTTTAATATCCAATCTAGAATCAATCTAAATCCAATAAAATAGATTAGatctataatctataatctatatgaactaaatttggatttttttcaatccaatttaaattcaattaaaactaGATTTAATCCATTATGtcaatgaaattaaattgaatgacACTAATCTAATATATTAGGTCCATTAGATATGGGTGGGCTAACTTGGCTCAAACCTTCATCTTAGGCTGACTCACCTTGACCTGTCGGCTTAAGTCGACTACTCGACTCGACGTTAGGTCCAGCTTTACACGGCTCGACCAATGCCGACTTGGTGGAATTTTGGCTAGTAGTCAAATTTCGACCAGGGTCGCTTTGGCTAAATTTTGGTAGAGACCTACTCAACCAAATTTTGGGCGGTGCTAACTTGATCAAATTTCGACCGAGGCTAACTTGGCCGAATTCGGTCAGGTTTGACTCACCCCATTTTCAATCGAGGCTGAATCTGCCAAATTTTAGCTGGCTAACCCGATTGAACTTTTGCTGGGCTGGCTCGACTAAATTTTGGACAAGGCTGACTCGACCAAATTTCAGTCTAGGACGACCTAGGCTGAATTTAGGGATGGACAAGTCGGCGACCTTCGGTCAAGAACAACTTTGCTTGACTCTCGGTAAGGACAACTCAGTCAAATTTCTACCCGGGCTAGTTCGACCAACCTTTCATCGTGGTCAACTTAGAATGACCCTCGTTCAATGACGACTAGGGTTGGGCTTCAACTGCGAATGACTCAAGCTAACCCTCAATTGTGGACCTTTGACGTACTTTCATTTTGGatatttaaaatccaaaatattaTCCAATTTAAATTCAATCCAAATCCAATTAAATGGATTGAGatttggatttttaaaattcaaattcaattaaatggattggattttaaATCCATAAATATGGATTTGAATTTggaataaatccatttaaatgGACTTTAAACAATTTGCATTTGGACTCTCATGGACTCAATCTCAAAATTTGGATCTTTTACCCACTCTTGGAATGTGAATAGTTGTAGAAAACTGactataaatattgaaaaaataaacactAAAGTTTGAATgaacaaaagaaatcaatgcTGCTAGGAGGTACGTTTTACCAATAAAGTTTTGACAAACATGCTTTCGCATCCAACATCCATATACATGTATTTTCTTGAAGCAAACCATCAGTTGAAACAAGAATAGCAAGTAAAGACTTACAATTACTTCATCTGGCAACTCATAAACGGGCACAAAGTTCTTTCAAAAAGAGTCTTTGTTAAGAACACCAAGATAATATTTTACAACTGTAACACCCCGATTTAGGATGTCACAAGCAGTTATAAAACACACACTTCGTAGAAAAACAACAGAGATGAaactttaatattatctttaaacGTGTAAgtccaaaataatttttcaaaaatttttcaaataacaacagtaacctaaaataaattacattgcCTTTGATATTTATTCGCAATAAAACTTAATAAACGAAAACCTCGAGTCCATCCCATTCTCTCATCAATCTACACCACGTCGAACACACATGTATTATCAACtactcccgtataacacacacgttctACGATCATCGcataaacacacaaacaaacaaatagggatAAACTAaccataaataatgatatataaaagtaattcaGCAAAATAAAACATGGAAATTAATACTCAACATTACATCCAAGTAAAACACTTAAGCGTTATAATCACAATCAAGCTTTGGTTATCCCGCCACCTAGAACCACTCGTTTATGTGACTTATTCTCTTCTTAAAATGAACCAAATGCACTAAATCTGACGcataaaaagaagagaaaaaacaaggTTGCACCCCAACCAACAACCCCGAACGTCTTTTAAGTAATAAAAGTACCGTTTACTTGGCCCCTAGATTtccatcaaatatttaaacatgAAGTTTTTCTATATAAGGAGAACAAAAATACATACATCCAAACACGTaaagagagaaaggaaagaacTAATAAATAGACAAAAACCAAAGCATAATGTTATCTATGAGTAATGCCATGCTAACCCTTTGAATGCACCAACCCCTCCCTCGCAGCCCCACAAAGAAGTTTTCAACATCATGACTTTCCTAATGGCCGCGAGAGGAATGAAACAAACTAATATACTAATGGTTGcatcaaaacaagaaaataagtTACATTTAATGTGGGTCCCATGATTTCCACCAATCAATTATGCATGTGATATGCAATTTAAAGAGTACACAAGTGCATGACTTTATGTGGTGAAAGAAAACAGACCAAAGCACGTGGACCCCATTCTCCTTCAAACACCTAATTCATAAAGTGAAAAGAGAAAGGCCAAAAGCTACAAAACCATCACATaactagaaaaataatttacatcCAAAAATCTTACACCAagcatcaaaatcaatgcaccTCAAAACAAAAGGAATAACAAAGTTTTAAGTGAACCCATGGTTCCTTTCAAAGCACTACCACAtgaattagaaacaaaaaaacaaataaaacccCACACAATCCAATTAAAACATTAGAACAATAGTCTGCAATAtgttaaagagaaaataaaaaagagaaagaagaagaatcaTGGTCTTGGAAAGAAATCGAGAATGCACTTGCAACTTCAAAATGTTGTTGGTCCATCAAAGGTTACAAAAGTGTTGACACCTTAAATGCACAgttaagcaaatggaaacatgcACTTTACAAGGGATTTATTGGAGTCTTCAAACCATTGTACCATCTACAATGGTAATGAAAGACGTAACTAAAACTACTCGTCAAAAAGTACAAATTCATCAAATATTAGAGGTTAGAAACAAGGTTCACcaaggaaaaggaaaagaaaacacattATACAACTCATTTTTCCAAAGAAACTAAAACGCAAACACCatgaatttcaataaaaaacgTGACCCTCATGACCAACAAATATTCCAAACATGTTGCACCAATGTTATATAACACTAAGCCCACATAGAATCCTGCTGTAGAGAATACATGCACGCACTAAAACCTCACACTAAACCTGGTGAACATCCACCCAAAAACGTGAAAACTAAATGGAATATTAGACCTATGCATGCACTCCATCACAACTTGGGGTATAGGTTTGTAGGTAGCCCATGAACCCCTTGCATCAATGAACATGCACCAAACATCAAGCATGCAAAACGTAGATACGACACCTTCACACCCCCTCCCAACGCAGATGCACACATAAACAAGGTTTGTAAAGTAACCCCTTTCCCACAGAGCACGAAAAAGAGCATGGTTTACAACGTAAATCACGACACCCATAAtcaattcattatttttcaaagTTTGAATGTCAATCAGAaaacacaaagagagaaaaaaaaagacaagcACAACCTTCACAAACACATACAATGgccatatataaaaaaaataaccacaAACGATTTGCTTCTCCTACCTGGATTTGGAGCTTTAACCTAATGTCTCCCTCTTGCAGCTCTTTTGCGATCTCTCTCGGTTTCTCAGCCTCGTCGTTTTCTCCCCTACTTTTCTCTCTAGCCACtcaaaaccttttttttaaccTATATGCTTTACCCTAGAAGTCATCACTATACCCCTCTACTAAAACCCTAGcattaaacaatatattttatttcaattaagaTTTTggcaagaaaataaaaattgaatatggGTTTCCTTTCCTTTAAATTggcaacaataaaaaaaataagaatatgtGCGATCCAAAAACGTGTTGTAGCAAGTAATgcaagagagagaaaatataaaagatttagaTGGGCCCCACAAtaaaggaagagagagaaaataatgtaacaaataaacatatccAACAATTGGCCAACCAGATTCAAACTCCAGCCCATGCACACCCAAACATATATTTCAACCATTAAGCTACATAATTTCTCATGATTTTATGCGCTCCACAAATTTATAAACACTTATATTCATattgaatataatattaataattaaaataaataaagcaataacttaaatcacttAAGTACTTATCCCCTAtttaataattcaataaaataattaaattaaataaatcaacaatcttAACAAAGCCATTAATTCTTTTCATgggttttttttattctaatttttctcGAGTCTTACATTCGAcccaacataaaaaaatttcgtcctcgaaaattgtCTAAATTGTGTACATAAGAAATTTAAACATCTTGGATATCTAACATCTTGCACATTAACATGATGAAATAAAAGTCTCACACCAAATAAATATGCATAGATAAAACATTCACTatcaatacaaaacaacaaccaaataattatataacaacaaaaaattattcataccTTTAATAGAACCAAtctcataaaaaaacaattatattgtGATATCATACAACATTATATTACCCACATAAAACTCACCTCGCCTGATCCCAACATATGCATAGctcaacaaaaataacaacTCGAAACATGTTCCCAAAACCAACACATGCAATCATCAACATATTACCCCCAAGTAATATCCAAGGGTATGCCATTTTCTCATAACCAACCATTCTACCTTTCCTGCGCAACAACACATCTTGGAAAGAGCATTTCCCCTACTTTTCCCTAAGACTTATAAGCAACAACTCTTACCTGCTCATTAAAACCCAGTAAGAGCACTCTTGCTAAGCTCATGTCAAAGACTTATGGCTAAAAGAAATCCTTTTACCTTGACTCACCAAAGTCCTATGGGTAAAAGAATCATCATGGCTTTACAATTATTAGATAATTCATACTGTCCCATCACATATGTATACACATGTATATCATTCCTCATAATCGCAACATATTACCTAATTCACCCTTCAAATAACATCACATAATATACTATTCTCTCATAACCAATACCTCTTGGAAAGAATTTCTCCCCTTATACACCAACACCTCATGGAGAGAACAAGCAACAACCCTTActtgctcaccaaaacccggtaagagcacTGCTTCCCTACGACTTATAAGCAACAACCCTTGCATGCTCACCAAAATCTAGCAAGAGCACAACTCTTACCTACTCACCAAAACCTGATAAGAGCATTGCTTTACCTAAGACTCACAAGCAACAACCcttgcctgctcaccaaaacccgacAAGAGCACAACTCTAACCtattcaccaaaacccggtaagagcgtTGCTACTAAGCTTAGGCCAAAGCCTTACAGTAGAACAAAAACCCCCCTTTTACCCAACTCACCAAAGTCCTATGGGTAAAAGTGCAGCCTGATTTTACAGATATGAGAGAATTCATACTACATATCACATACACAATCAAGCATAACATGCTTCATCACTATAACATTCACCAAATGTAACATTTCACCTTAACATACATCATACCAACATCATAAATCACACCTCACCTACCTTATGAATGTACCGCTTCTGCTCCCGACATAGCAAACAGCCTTCCTACCGCCTTCGACTTCTCTGGGGAGTCTTTTGTGTTTGATGTGGCACTTTAGACATCCCCTTCTTAAGGCAAGAGTTCACGTAATGACCCGTCTTACGACAAACGTAACACTTCCTCTCATTCGGCTTTGATCCCGAAAGTTTCGGACAATTTCATCGAAAATGGTTTCCTCCACATTCGAAACACTTCATTGTCCCCTGTCCATCACGTTGAGGTCTAGTGTAGGGTTTCTCCTATCGTTTCTCACCACTGTTACTGTTATGATGTGTCCTCATAACCCGACTTGGGTCCACCTCTAGTTGTTTTAATGTCTTTGCTTGTTCCACCAAGATAGTGAATTCTCGAATCCTCAAAGGTACGAGAAACCTGAGTAACTCGTGCCTCAAGCCCCTCTCAAACTTCCTACAACGCCACTCCTTAATGATAGTATGAGAGTAGAACCTAGCCAGGTTCTTGAACCTATCCACATAGGTCGACACTAACATATTCTCGTGTTTCTGTGTGAGGAATTCAGCCTCCCTCTCATGTTTAGTAGAGTCGGGAAAGTACTTTTTCAGGAATCTCGTCTTGAAATTCCCGCAGTTCACTTCCTCTTCTACGGTCTACATTTGTTGCTACATTCCCACCCACCAATACTCTGCATCACCTATCAGTAGAAAGCTGGCATAAGTGAGCTTTTGTGCCACTGTGTAGTCAATCACTCAAAAAATTTTCTCGCACTCCCTAAGCTAAGCGCGTGTGTCATCAAGGATGGCCTTGCCATTGAACTTGGCCAGCTTGTGTCTTAAGAAATCCTCCATAGTAGCCACTCTCGGTGTAGGCGGTGGTGGAATCATGGCTCTTGGTTGTGCTGAAATTGGTTGCATCGCATCCACTAAACGATAGATGGCTTGAGCAATTTCGTTAGCCCCgttattatttttgtgtctTCTGTGTGTCATTGCCTGGACATGTAACATCCCAACCGGATATTATgggtttaaataaaataaaatagaaataatattaatactgcattaatataattgtaattCCCAAAAAAGCgggaaatttaaattctttattaCCTAACAAAAATAACTCCAAATTCAAAATTCTCAAAGCTCAATAAAATACTAGAATCAGTGTCATAATAGTTTAAAACTTTATTCAAAAACCATAAATGTTAAACACTCAATAAAAATGGTTCCCATGAGTTTCCCCCACTCCGCTGCTAAGGCTCACCAGATCCACTTGTAACATCATTTGCTCTCGTGTATCGCGTACAcaatcatcgtcaaacacaagcagatagggtgagcaaataatcaaaataatcatatatacaacatatatattacaatcacaccaaaggaattccatcctttgattccatacccatggccaccaccatgttaaccatgttctacgtcttctgatgagtatctcaagatgtcttgttgcCACACCTACCAACCACAATtggtagagcacgtgcgggaaaccatgttacgaaccacactccgtaacgccatgtggagttcccaatacgaataacattaGTAACGtctcaagactaccaaacttgtaAGCTTAATACTGAGGAGAGCAGTCTAACTAGACCCATCCGTACACGCCACAACGTGCACACTCACATTGGCAACACTCgtcaacccgagccacaactcaagagttccacgtgttcatctgccatctcgagccacaactccagaGATGTAattttgagccacaactcaaggaatgccacgttcttaacccttatcccgagccacaactcaagggatacgttttaagccacaactcaaggaacaccagcaagtcGACCTTTGAGATATCAtagaagccttatagaccaCTCACATCAAGGCaagcaaaaaaaaattctattacaACAATATCGCCTGGTGTTGCTCTCGAGCCGCCAGGTGAACCAcgcttccagaccgcttggcggggACGCGTGCCACCATGCACCAAGCGCCATTACACACCCTGCCTCTACaggtatcgcctggcgggactacCTTCACTGCCAGGCGTCACACGTTCTTATTACCCTTTGTATTCACAGGTGTCGCTTGGCGGTTCCCAtgctaccgccaggcgccacaccagtactCGCGCAATACTAGTTCTGGTTTAGGTTCAGGTGCAGTTGCTCACATCCTCACACACACAGTCACTCAACCAATCCA encodes:
- the LOC114167803 gene encoding protein C2-DOMAIN ABA-RELATED 9-like: MDNSILGLLKLRIIRGTDLAIRDAIKGRASDPYVVVSMGDQKLKTSVKKNNCNPEWNQERTLSIKDVTTPIHLSVYDKDTFSGDDKMGDADIDLKPYVQCVQIGFTKLTNGTVVKTIQPDETNCLAKESNCIWQNETIIQEMVLKLRNVESGELAVEIEWVDVIGCKGLSHLDL